AACCAACCAGCCGATCGACGGTACAACAACCGATGAAAAGGGAGAATTTGTGATGAACAAAGTTGCCAGCGGCGATTTCAAGATACTTATTTCATTTATCGGATATAAAAACAAAACCATCAGCAATATTAAAATTGACCGGCGGACGGAGCTGGATCTTGGTACTGTAAAACTGGCCGGTGATGTGGTTCAGCTGAACGAGGTTGAGGTAGTGGGGATGGCGCAGCTGGTGGAAGAAAAAGTGGACCGCCTGGTGTACAATGCAGAAAAGGATATTACCAGCAAGGGTGGGGATGCCTCGGACGTGATGAAAAAGGTACCTATGCTGACGGTTGATCTGGACGGGAATGTGTCATTGCGCGGGAGCTCCAATGTTCGGGTTCTGATCAATAATAAACCATCCACCATCATTGCCACCAGTGTCGCTGATGCACTTAAGCAAATTCCTGCGGACATGATTAAGTCTGTGGAAGTGATCACTTCCCCATCCGCACGTTACGATGCAGAAGGTTCTGCGGGGATCATTAATATCATTACCAAAAAAAGTACGATTCAGGGAGGAACACTCAACCTGGATACGGGTATTGGTAACCGTGGTTCCAACCTGGGTCTGCGAGGGAATTATCGTTCAGGAAAAATGGGCTTCAGTTTGGGAGGGTTCGGCCGTTTCAATTACAACATGCCAGGGAAAAGTGAAAATTTGCAGGTAGGGAAAACGCAGGATTTTTCGGTAAGCCAATCCAGCAAATCGGATAACAGAATGTCATTCGGATCCTATAATCTGGGGTGGGACTATGAGGTCGATTCCAAAACCTCTCTGTCGGCCAATGTAAGATATGGCATGCGGAACATGCGGAATTCTCAGGAACTTACAACTTACAATACCAAGGCAAATGCCACAACTTCGGGTTACCGCGATGTGGACGTGAAGGACTTGTCCGGGACGTGGGATGTAAATGTGGACTACCTCAAAACTTTGGGCAAACCACAGCAGGAGTTAAGTATTTCCACACAGTTTAGCCGGAACAACCGTACCAACGATTATGATGCGGATGTATATTCCCTCAGTAATGCGGCGCTGAAGGAGTTGATCGGGACGGATTTTAATAATAACAAAAGTAATAACCAGGAAAGTACGGTTCAGTTGGATTACCAAACGCCGATCAAGGATAATCAATTGCTTGAAATGGGAGGAAAAGGAATTTTCCGTCAGGTGCAAAGCGACTACGAGTATGGAGGTTTAAACACCCGGCCTTCCAGCAGCCTGAGCTATGATCAGAACGTTGCAGCGGGTTATCTGTCGTATACCCTGACGACAAAAAGCAGATTCTCTCTCAAAGTGGGCTCCCGTTACGAATATACCAGTATCAATGCGAAACAGGGGGAGTCCGGCAAACTGGATATTCCGTCATACAGTAACCTGGTGCCGAGCGTGAATATTTCTCAAACCTTCGGCAAAGGGCAGACTATTAAACTGGGTTACAACCGTCGTTTGCAACGTCCGGGTATACAGTTCCTTAATCCAAACGTAAACTCGGCCAACCCGCAGAGTATTACGCAGGGCAACCCGGAACTTGATCCAGAGCTGACAGACCAGATTGAGCTTGGGACAAGCTTTTATAAGAACACGGTTTATGTCAATGTCTCGACATTTGCCCGTTTTACCAACAATTCCATTGAAAGCATCCGGACAACAAGTTCTGAGGGCGTTATTACTACTACCTATGGAAATATCGGGCAAAAGAGAAATTATGGTGTAAACATCTTTGGTAACATCACGCTGTTCAAAAGATGGCAGTTGGGCGGCGGGTTTGACAGTTACTATGTTGACCTCACCAATAACAGCTCTGACCCTACTTTACATGCTCAAAACAATGGATTCGTGCTCAGCGGGCGGATCAGAACGGGTCTTACACTGAAAAAGGGATGGGGATTACAGGCAGGTGGATTCATGAGAGGAAGAGATGTGCAGCTTCAGGGGTTTCAGGCCGGTTTTCGTATGTATGACCTGGGAATCAAGAAAGATTTTACGAACAAACGCGGAAGTATCGGATTTGGTATGGAGAATTTTCTCGCCCCTACTTTCAAGCAAAAAAACAGTCTGATAACCAGTGCATTTACGCAAAACAGTACCAACTTCTTGTACAACAGAGGGTTCAGGGTTAATTTCTCTTACCGCTTTGGTAAAATGAATTTTGTGGAACAGAAGACCCGCAGGAGAAAATCTGTGAATAACGACGACCAGAAAAGTGATGGCGGTGGCGATATGGGCGGTGGTGGCCAGTCGGGAGGAGCTCCTGTGATTACACCCGCCGCAACCGGCAGAACAAGAGGAGCTACCACTCCGGGAGCCACCACACCGGCTGGCGCCGGTGTGCAGGGACGCCCAGGGGGCATGCCGGCCAGAAGAGACTCGGTTTCCGGTAATAGCCTTAACAGGGCGAGGCCGACGAGACCTGACTCTACAGCAAGGCCGGACAGTTTAAATTTGAACAATGGAAAACCGGATTCAACTGCTGCGCCGGTAAAACCGGATTCTACGACTGTTCCTGCTAAAGAAACTTTGCCGGCAACTGAGCCGAAGCAAAAATGATTGAAAAATTTTGGGTTCTGTATATGTAAAAAACCTCTCCGCTTGGAGAGGTTTTTTATTTGCGGGCAAACCAGTATTAGGGCTGATCTGTCTGCTGGTTCGAACGGATTTCTTTCAATATCCTTTCACCACCAGCCTGCAGTAATTCGTCGGCAAGAGAAATGCCCAGTTCTTGGGGAAAAGCAGCTGATCCGGTTTCCGTTTTTCGGATTAATTCGGCACCGTCCAGGCTGACAATCCCTCCGGAAATACTGACCGAATCTTCGTGCAATGTTGCCAAAGCAAAAACCGGTATGCTGCAGCCACCTTGTAGCCTTTTTAGAAAGGCTCTTTCTGTGAGCAGGCAGGTTTCCGTAGGAGTATGGTTTAGCAGCTCCTTCAGAACAGACTTCTTTTCAGCGGACAAAGACACGGCACATTCAATTGCGACAGACCCCTGGCCAACAGCGGGCGTAAATTCGTCCAGCAGCAGATGCTCCGCAATTTTATCATCATATTCCATCCTGTGTACCCCTGCGTAGGCTAAAAGTAAGGCGTCGCATTGCCCTTCTTCCAGTTTCCTAAGCCGGGTCTGAAGATTGCCGCGCATATCCACAGTTTTGATATGGGGATAAAAATGTTTCAGGATAGCAACCCTCCGGGTGGATGAGGTACCTACCGTAAATGATTCTCCGCTCTTTAATGAAAGGGTTGTATCATGGCTCACCAGTACATCGTTGGCATGCTCGCGCTGAGTAAAAGCTACAATCTCAAAATCATCATCGAGTTGAGACTGGAGGTCCTTGGCACTATGGACAGCAATGTCAATAACACCGCTGCGCAGCTGATCTTCCAGTTCTTCTGTAAAAACACCCTTGCTCCCTATTTTTGATAATGCTCTGTCCAGAATTTTGTCTCCTTTGGTTTCTATCAGTATGATTTCGGTTTCAATACCACCTTTCTGTAAAAGATCCTCTACATAATAGGCTTGCCAGAGCGCCAGTTTGCTCCCACGTGTTCCGATTTTTATTTTCATGATATTAATCTGTTGGGCCAATTGGTTTTTACTATTGGCTTTTATCTTTTGCGTATTTCAGGTTATGAATTGCTCCGTATTTGTTTTAAACCCCCACGGTGTCTCCTTCATCGGTTACGATTTTATCCTCGATATAGGAAACAATCAGCGAGGCAATATCTATGCCGCTCACTTCTTCAATACCTCTGAGGCCAGGAGATGAATTGACCTCCATGACCAGCGGTCCTCTTCCGGACTGAAGCAGATCCACTCCGGCAATTCTTACCCCTAATGCCTTTGCAGCGGCTATGGCAGCGTGTTCTTCTTCGGGAGAAAGTTCAATGGCAAAGCCTTCCCCTCCCCGGTGCAGATTGGATCTGAAATCTCCCTCCAGTCCCTGGCGTTTCATGGCTGCTACAACCTTATTGCCAATCACAAATGCCCTGATATCCGCTCCTTTTGATTCCGCTATAAATTCCTGAATCAAAAAATTCGCCTTTAATCCGTAAAATGCTTCAATAGTGGATTTAGCCGCTTTGGTACTTTCCGCGAGTACTACGCCAACGCCCTGAGTACCTTCCAGTAATTTTATGATCACCGGTGGACCGCCTACCATTTGGATCAGCTCGTTCACCTGGGAGGGGTTTTTCGCGAATACCGTTTTAGGTATATCCACACCCGACTTTGCCAGTACCTGCATGCTGCGCAGCTTGTCGCGGGATCGCAGGATGGCCTGGGATTTTACAGTCGTAAAAACCTTCATGAGCTCAAACTGCCTTACCACCGCACAGCCAAATGCATTAACGGAGGTACCTATGCGCGGAATGATAGCATCCAGGCCTTTGATTTGTTTTCCTTTGTAAAGGATATTCGGCTTTCCGCCTTCGATCATGACAAAACATTTGACATGATCGATCACCACCGCCTGATGACCCCTTTGTTTGATTGCCTCCACCAGCCTTCTTGTTGAATAAAGATCCGGGTTGGTAGATAATACGGCGATTTTCATTATTCTGTTAATTTAAGAGCGTGCGGCTGATGATCGCCGGAATGGTTTTGATGTGCGGAACGTTCAGGCCTGTTTTTACCGGCATCCCGTTTGGCGGAAAGATCTTTTTGGGAAACATCAATGATAAAACGGCCTTTCAGGAGTTTTCGCCCGAGCAGTACCGGATAACTCATTTTTTTTCGGTTAGCCAGAGAAAATTCCGTACGGATCTTTCTCCCGAATAGCCGGATGTACGTTTTAATCACATATCTCTTTTCTTCTTTGCCTGAAGAGTTTCTGACTATGGTTTCTTTAAAGTCACTTACAGAAAAGGATTGTTCGGGAGCTCCTTTTTTTGCATCAAGAAAAAAACGCAGATAAGTATGTTCTCCTTCTTTTACGAGCCTCACTTTGGCACAATGAATGGAGGAGGTGGTGGCTCCTGAATCAATCCGCACCGGAACATTGTACCAGCCCAGGTCCGGGAAATCCGCAAGGTCAGTTGCGCCAATAAGCTCGGGTTGGGAGACTTTCATCTGGTTTTGAAATAAGGCGCTACAGTAAGTGACAGATCCAGAAATACCATTTTGGCACGAACGTTTCTTTCAATGTGATAGTATGCTGTGTTCACTTCATTCACCATTTTTTCGAGTGCATCGAAGGTTACTGCTCGGGAGAAATTTTTTACGAATGTAAGTTCTTCCGGTGGTACGCGCAACAACTCTCCTGCACCTTGTCCCCAAACCAGCATATCTCTGAAAAGGCGCAGGGCATATTCTAACAAACCTTTTTGCTTTTCCTTGTTCATGACATCGAAGTTGTCTGCCAGCTTAACCAGATACGTAAGGTCAGACTTATAACATGCACGCATCCACTCAGCAAACCAAGCCGACCGGTCGTCCTCTTCTTCATGAACCAGTTTTAATGCTTCCGATAAATTTCCGTCACAAAGGTATGTGATCTGCGAGGATAAGCTTTCATTTATTCCCTTGCTTTGCAGGTATGATCTGACTTCTTCATCCGAAAATGAAGGAACGGTTATCCGCTGCGTCCGTGAAATGATAGTGGTCAGAAGCCTGTCGGCCTGATCGCTTACCAGTATGAAAATTGTTTTGTAAGGAGGTTCTTCCAGAATCTTGAGCAACGCATTGGACGAGGAAGCGTTCAGGATGTCGGCTTTCCAGATCAGCAGGATCTTGTATTCCCCTTCATAAGATTTCGTGGAGAGTTTCCTCAAAACACCTCTGGCTTCTTCTACAGAAATGTTCCCCTGCTTGTTTTCTGCACTGATATAATCGAGCCATTCGGGTAAAATACGGTAGGGGCTTTCGGTAATAAAACTTCTCCACAGCCCCAGAAAAGCCTCGCTGATATTCCCGTTTACTTTTTTGGAGGTAGCAATCGGGAAAATGAAGTGAAAGTCAGGGTGTACAAGTTTTGCCATTTTTATGCAGGACGCGCAGGTTCCGCAGGCATCTTGCTCAGTACGGTTCTCACAGTTGATATAGGTTGAAAACGCAAGTGCCATGGCCAGGCCGCCGCCGCCCGCTGCACAGTCGAAAAGCTGTGCATGCGCAAGGTGGCTCGTCTGCACGGATCGTATGAGCGTTGCCTTGATATTATCCAGTCCGGGAATTTCTTTAAATAGCACTTGTCTCTAGTTTAAACCTGGTTCATTGTTTTTCTCTGTGTGCGGCGGTTAGTTCAAAAATCCGGGCCAGTATATCTTCTTCATGCATTCCAAAATGTACATTTCTCCGGTTTACCGTGTCTTTTGCCACCGCCAGGGCTTTTTGAAACCGGTATTCGGTGAACCCTTCCATGCCACCACCCCAGCTGAAAGAGGGTATGTGCTTGGGCTGGAAGCCTGCACCAAATACATTGACACTTATGCCAACAACGGTTCCGGTGTTGAACATGGTGGAAATACCCGCTTTGGAGTAATCGCCCATCATCAACCCGCAAAATGTTAAACCGGTGTTTTTTAGTGTATTACTTGCATAGCTGAACAGTTTTACTTCGGAATGATCATTTTTCAGGTTAGAGTTATTCGTGTTGGCTCCCAGGTTGCACCATTCTCCCAGTACCGAATTGCCCAGGTATCCGTCATGGCCTTTGTTGCTATACCCGAATACCACCGAATTGCTTACTTCACCACCTACTTTGCAAAACGGCCCCACGGTAGTATTCGGACGGATTTTAGTTCCCTGTGCCAGCACGCTGTTTTCTCCCAAAGAAAATGGCCCCTGGACCATAGAACCTTCCTGTACAAGAGCGTTTCGTCCAATAAAGATAGGCCCGTTTTCGGCATTTAATACCGATGCTTTTACGACGGCACCTTCTTCAATAAATATTTTTTCGGGATGATAGCAGCTTGTGAAAGGATCGGTGATGGGTTGTGCTGTTTTTCCCTGCGTAATTTTCCCGAAGTCGGAGATGATCTGGGCTCCGTTGTACAGGAAAATATCCCATACGTTTCTTATCATGGTGAAAGGTTCACGATGAATGACCGATGCCGGGAAATTAGCGATCAGTTCGGTAAGGTCCGGAGTTACCTCGGTGGTTCGGGCTGCCAGTATCTCTCCTTGTTCGGATATCAGAATTTCGCCGGAGCGGATACTTAAGACCCGTTTCAGCAGGTTTTCGTCCGGGCAAAGCGCACCATTGATATGAAGCGAATCAGCAGAATGGCTGCCAGCGAATTTATGCCTCAGATAGGGTTCGGTAGTATAAGAAACATGGGTTTTTAGCCATAGTTTCCATTTTTCGGCAATCGTCAGAATACCGCAGCGTATTCCTGCAACAGGGCGTGTGTAGGTAAAGGGCAGGAGTTGTAAACGTATTACGGGCTCGTCAAACAGAATGATTTCTGGCATATTAAATTGAAGTATGTGTTGCCAAAGTTCGCCCATTTTTCTGGTGCTTACAAACAACAAGGCAGCCTCTTTTAAGCTTTCGCCTTAGAGACTGCCTTGATTTGAAGCATACCGGATAACCGCCGAACGATTATTTTCCGTAACGCTTTCTGAATTTGTCCACACGACCTGCTGTATCCACCAATACATTTTTACCTGTATAAAATGGGTGCGATTGTGAAGAAACCTCTACCTTATATACCGGGTATGATTTGCCATCTTCCCAGGTAATATTTTCATTGGTTTCTATGGTAGAACGTGTAATGAATTTGTAGTCGCTTGATAAATCCCAGAAAACTACCTCTCTGTATTTGGGATGAATATCTTTTTTCATTGGTATATGGTATTATGTGTTCTTTGCAATTCTTGAAAAGGATTGCAAAAGTATTAATTTAAAATTGACTGAGCAAATAATAGCAAGCTATATTTTAATAAATTGAATCTCAGCCGTATCTAAACCTCGCTAATCTGCTTCCTGAGTACTTCAATTCCTGTTTTTATCTCTTTGTCAAAATCATTGTATTTGAAACATTCAATGGATAATCCACCCTTGTAACTGATTTGTTTGAGAGCTTTAAGATAGGGGCGGAAATCGTCTCCCATGACGCCGGGAGGAGTTCTTGACTGTTTCTCGGCAATATGACAGTGTACGATGTATTTGCCATACTTAACAATTTCTTTTGGAGATTCATCCTCTTTTAACATATGGTAGATGTCACAGAGCAACTGTACTCTGGGGCTTCGTACCGCTTCTACGATTTCCACACCTTCGGCCAGGCTATTGATAAAATTGGTTTCTCCGCGGTTCAGAGGCTCAATGGCTATTGTTACTCCGTATTTTTCGGCCAGAGGTGCCATTTTTCTGCAAACTTCAATGTGCTGTGCTTTGGCTTTGTTTCGGTCATAACCGTCCGGAATGATCCTTGAAGCACCGCTTCCAAATACAATATAAGATGAGCCGCATTCCTTGGCGCGTTTCAGTGCCAGTTCGGTGCGGTTCAAAATGGCCTCATGGTTGGCATCGGGGCCCAGGGTTTTCAGTTCGCCTGGTAACAGGATCACGTAGGACCAGATCGGGAATTTGAGATTATGGAGTTCCTGCAGATTCTGGCCGAATTTTGCTTCGCCGTCTTTTGGGAGCAGGAAGCCGCCAACAGATTCCTCTATATAGGTACATCCCAGCTCCCGGAGGTACCTGGCATGGTCGTAAGAAGCAAACACTCCCAGGGAAATGGAATACATAGGGTTGCCGGGATTCGTAAAGCCAGCGGCAGCCAGTGCCGGGTATGCTGCCAGTCCGGTTAAGGCGCCGGCCGTTGTTTTCAAAAACTTCCTTCTGGATGCGGGATCGTCGTACGGTTTCATGTCGATTTTTATGGGGGATTAGGTAGTCGGTTTTGTTAAAAGATGCTTACTTTCAGGAGATGCCTGATCTTGAAAATAAAAATTCCGATAAGTTGTGAGCTATACTCGTTTTTAAGAAGTTCACCGATTTTTTATATCAATCGTCTGTAAATCAGTATAATGTTATTTTTTGAATTGAAAAAAGTTAACAAATTTTGTACATCTTATAAAATTATGCCCCGGTAAAGAATTTATAAAAAGATATTTCAAAAAATCTTTAGTGTTAATAAACGCATAACCGCCTTGTAATAAGATTTTTAACAATTTGTTAATTCCGGCTTTGCGGATAATCATTAAAAATGTCTTAAAATGAGGGTTGTGTTTTTGGTTTTTTTAATGTTATTTCAAAAGATTTTTACTGAATATCTTCTTCATTAAAGCCACAAATTACATCACAAAAAGCGATATTATATGTCTATGTATGTCATAAAGCGCGACGGTCGCCGCGAATCGGTTAAATTCGATAAGGTAACCGCCCGTATTGAGAAGCTGAGCTACGGCCTTGATACCAACTACATTCAGCCCATAGAAGTGGCTAAAAAGGTAGTATCGGGCATTTACGATGGGGTTACTACTGCCGAGCTGGATAATCTTGCGGCAGAAACAGCCGCTTCTATGACTACTAAACACCCAGATTACGCGATTCTGGCAGCACGTATTGCCATTTCGAATTTACATAAAAATACGCTGAAGTCCTTCTCTGCTACCATGAAAAGGCTTTATACTTATGTAGATTCCAAAACCGGAGAAAATGCATCCCTGATTTCCAAAGAGGTATATGAGGTGATCCGCCAGAATGCATCGCTTTTCGACTCTACCATTATATACGACCGTGATTATGGATATGACTATTTCGGTTACAAAACACTGGAAAAATCTTACCTGCTGAAAGTAGACGGTAAAATAGTGGAACGTCCTCAGCACATGCTGATGCGCGTGGCAGTGGGGATTCATCAGGAAGACGTGCATGCGGCCATTGAAACCTATAACCTGTTATCGGAAAAATGGTTTACGCATGCAACACCTACTTTATTTAACGCAGGTACTCCCAAACCCCAGATGTCGTCCTGTTTCCTGCTAACCATGAAAGAGGATAGCATCAATGGAATATATGATACGCTGAAAAACTGTGCGCTTATTTCGCAGTCGGCCGGGGGAATCGGGCTGAGCATACATGATGTACGCGCAACGGGTTCTTATATTAAGGGCACCAATGGTGTTTCCAATGGTATTGTCCCGATGTTAAGGGTATTTAATGATACTGCCCGGTATGTGGACCAGGGAGGAGGCAAACGTAAAGGTTCCTTTGCCATTTATATGGAGCCATGGCACGCGGATATATTCGATTTCCTCGACCTGAAAAAGAACCACGGTAAGGAAGAACAGCGCGCACGCGATTTGTTTTATGCACTCTGGATTCCGGACTTGTTCATGAAGCGGGTTGAGGCAAACGATACCTGGTCACTTTTTGACCCTCATGAATGCCCCGGGCTCTCTGACACGCACAGTGCAGAGTTTGAAAAGCTTTACGAGCAATATGAGCTTGAAGGCAAAGCACGCAGGACCATTAAAGCGCAGGATCTTTGGTTCGCGATCATGGAGTCACAGATCGAGACGGGAACACCTTATATGCTTTACAAAGATCATGCGAACAGCAAATCCAACCAGAAAAACCTGGGAACGATTAAATCTTCCAATCTTTGTACAGAAATCATAGAGTATA
This portion of the Dyadobacter sp. CECT 9275 genome encodes:
- a CDS encoding TonB-dependent receptor domain-containing protein, whose amino-acid sequence is MKLKQFTSLLFLLFIMSPAFAQFPGGGGGGGNRGGGDFQRGGVRQRQTAIPGTAEDNTPKGNGKIKGILVDSTSNKPVEFAALSLIDIKTNQPIDGTTTDEKGEFVMNKVASGDFKILISFIGYKNKTISNIKIDRRTELDLGTVKLAGDVVQLNEVEVVGMAQLVEEKVDRLVYNAEKDITSKGGDASDVMKKVPMLTVDLDGNVSLRGSSNVRVLINNKPSTIIATSVADALKQIPADMIKSVEVITSPSARYDAEGSAGIINIITKKSTIQGGTLNLDTGIGNRGSNLGLRGNYRSGKMGFSLGGFGRFNYNMPGKSENLQVGKTQDFSVSQSSKSDNRMSFGSYNLGWDYEVDSKTSLSANVRYGMRNMRNSQELTTYNTKANATTSGYRDVDVKDLSGTWDVNVDYLKTLGKPQQELSISTQFSRNNRTNDYDADVYSLSNAALKELIGTDFNNNKSNNQESTVQLDYQTPIKDNQLLEMGGKGIFRQVQSDYEYGGLNTRPSSSLSYDQNVAAGYLSYTLTTKSRFSLKVGSRYEYTSINAKQGESGKLDIPSYSNLVPSVNISQTFGKGQTIKLGYNRRLQRPGIQFLNPNVNSANPQSITQGNPELDPELTDQIELGTSFYKNTVYVNVSTFARFTNNSIESIRTTSSEGVITTTYGNIGQKRNYGVNIFGNITLFKRWQLGGGFDSYYVDLTNNSSDPTLHAQNNGFVLSGRIRTGLTLKKGWGLQAGGFMRGRDVQLQGFQAGFRMYDLGIKKDFTNKRGSIGFGMENFLAPTFKQKNSLITSAFTQNSTNFLYNRGFRVNFSYRFGKMNFVEQKTRRRKSVNNDDQKSDGGGDMGGGGQSGGAPVITPAATGRTRGATTPGATTPAGAGVQGRPGGMPARRDSVSGNSLNRARPTRPDSTARPDSLNLNNGKPDSTAAPVKPDSTTVPAKETLPATEPKQK
- the hemC gene encoding hydroxymethylbilane synthase, with amino-acid sequence MKIKIGTRGSKLALWQAYYVEDLLQKGGIETEIILIETKGDKILDRALSKIGSKGVFTEELEDQLRSGVIDIAVHSAKDLQSQLDDDFEIVAFTQREHANDVLVSHDTTLSLKSGESFTVGTSSTRRVAILKHFYPHIKTVDMRGNLQTRLRKLEEGQCDALLLAYAGVHRMEYDDKIAEHLLLDEFTPAVGQGSVAIECAVSLSAEKKSVLKELLNHTPTETCLLTERAFLKRLQGGCSIPVFALATLHEDSVSISGGIVSLDGAELIRKTETGSAAFPQELGISLADELLQAGGERILKEIRSNQQTDQP
- the rimK gene encoding 30S ribosomal protein S6--L-glutamate ligase; amino-acid sequence: MKIAVLSTNPDLYSTRRLVEAIKQRGHQAVVIDHVKCFVMIEGGKPNILYKGKQIKGLDAIIPRIGTSVNAFGCAVVRQFELMKVFTTVKSQAILRSRDKLRSMQVLAKSGVDIPKTVFAKNPSQVNELIQMVGGPPVIIKLLEGTQGVGVVLAESTKAAKSTIEAFYGLKANFLIQEFIAESKGADIRAFVIGNKVVAAMKRQGLEGDFRSNLHRGGEGFAIELSPEEEHAAIAAAKALGVRIAGVDLLQSGRGPLVMEVNSSPGLRGIEEVSGIDIASLIVSYIEDKIVTDEGDTVGV
- a CDS encoding ATP-dependent zinc protease family protein, with the translated sequence MKVSQPELIGATDLADFPDLGWYNVPVRIDSGATTSSIHCAKVRLVKEGEHTYLRFFLDAKKGAPEQSFSVSDFKETIVRNSSGKEEKRYVIKTYIRLFGRKIRTEFSLANRKKMSYPVLLGRKLLKGRFIIDVSQKDLSAKRDAGKNRPERSAHQNHSGDHQPHALKLTE
- a CDS encoding DNA polymerase III subunit; amino-acid sequence: MLFKEIPGLDNIKATLIRSVQTSHLAHAQLFDCAAGGGGLAMALAFSTYINCENRTEQDACGTCASCIKMAKLVHPDFHFIFPIATSKKVNGNISEAFLGLWRSFITESPYRILPEWLDYISAENKQGNISVEEARGVLRKLSTKSYEGEYKILLIWKADILNASSSNALLKILEEPPYKTIFILVSDQADRLLTTIISRTQRITVPSFSDEEVRSYLQSKGINESLSSQITYLCDGNLSEALKLVHEEEDDRSAWFAEWMRACYKSDLTYLVKLADNFDVMNKEKQKGLLEYALRLFRDMLVWGQGAGELLRVPPEELTFVKNFSRAVTFDALEKMVNEVNTAYYHIERNVRAKMVFLDLSLTVAPYFKTR
- a CDS encoding putative sugar nucleotidyl transferase, translating into MPEIILFDEPVIRLQLLPFTYTRPVAGIRCGILTIAEKWKLWLKTHVSYTTEPYLRHKFAGSHSADSLHINGALCPDENLLKRVLSIRSGEILISEQGEILAARTTEVTPDLTELIANFPASVIHREPFTMIRNVWDIFLYNGAQIISDFGKITQGKTAQPITDPFTSCYHPEKIFIEEGAVVKASVLNAENGPIFIGRNALVQEGSMVQGPFSLGENSVLAQGTKIRPNTTVGPFCKVGGEVSNSVVFGYSNKGHDGYLGNSVLGEWCNLGANTNNSNLKNDHSEVKLFSYASNTLKNTGLTFCGLMMGDYSKAGISTMFNTGTVVGISVNVFGAGFQPKHIPSFSWGGGMEGFTEYRFQKALAVAKDTVNRRNVHFGMHEEDILARIFELTAAHREKQ
- a CDS encoding type B 50S ribosomal protein L31; protein product: MKKDIHPKYREVVFWDLSSDYKFITRSTIETNENITWEDGKSYPVYKVEVSSQSHPFYTGKNVLVDTAGRVDKFRKRYGK
- a CDS encoding sugar phosphate isomerase/epimerase family protein, translating into MKPYDDPASRRKFLKTTAGALTGLAAYPALAAAGFTNPGNPMYSISLGVFASYDHARYLRELGCTYIEESVGGFLLPKDGEAKFGQNLQELHNLKFPIWSYVILLPGELKTLGPDANHEAILNRTELALKRAKECGSSYIVFGSGASRIIPDGYDRNKAKAQHIEVCRKMAPLAEKYGVTIAIEPLNRGETNFINSLAEGVEIVEAVRSPRVQLLCDIYHMLKEDESPKEIVKYGKYIVHCHIAEKQSRTPPGVMGDDFRPYLKALKQISYKGGLSIECFKYNDFDKEIKTGIEVLRKQISEV
- a CDS encoding ribonucleoside-diphosphate reductase subunit alpha translates to MYVIKRDGRRESVKFDKVTARIEKLSYGLDTNYIQPIEVAKKVVSGIYDGVTTAELDNLAAETAASMTTKHPDYAILAARIAISNLHKNTLKSFSATMKRLYTYVDSKTGENASLISKEVYEVIRQNASLFDSTIIYDRDYGYDYFGYKTLEKSYLLKVDGKIVERPQHMLMRVAVGIHQEDVHAAIETYNLLSEKWFTHATPTLFNAGTPKPQMSSCFLLTMKEDSINGIYDTLKNCALISQSAGGIGLSIHDVRATGSYIKGTNGVSNGIVPMLRVFNDTARYVDQGGGKRKGSFAIYMEPWHADIFDFLDLKKNHGKEEQRARDLFYALWIPDLFMKRVEANDTWSLFDPHECPGLSDTHSAEFEKLYEQYELEGKARRTIKAQDLWFAIMESQIETGTPYMLYKDHANSKSNQKNLGTIKSSNLCTEIIEYTSPDEVAVCNLASIALPKFIEQGKDGFMRFDHQKLYEITKVITRNLNKIIDLNYYPIPEAERSNKRHRPIGIGVQGLADAFCLLRMPFDSDEARQLNKDVFETIYFGAMESSMELAKEHGAYESWAGSPISQGIFQFDMWGVTPESNRWNWEKLRKEVVQNGVRNSLLLAPMPTASTSQILGNNECFEPFTSNIYVRRVLSGEFVVVNKYLLKDLVKLGLWNEEMKNNLVRASGSIQPIPNIPQHIKDLYKTAWEIKQRSLLDMSADRGAYICQSQSLNIFMEEANFGKLTSMHFYAWKKGLKTGMYYLRTRAASDPVQFTLSKQAEPQLEPATAVIAEKELNYVQYAEEHTKPVMPRDNRSDMQCSLDDPEGCEACGS